In Cardinium endosymbiont of Culicoides punctatus, a genomic segment contains:
- a CDS encoding Rpn family recombination-promoting nuclease/putative transposase, protein MSNENKIVHPHDMYFKSIFGRTDVMLDFLEHNLPAEIFNKVDKSTLRLTNKSFVNPVGTRGESDLVFQATMDNQDGYIYTVVEHQAKIDKYMPLRFMEYNLKLFRQHLHENKDSDDXQW, encoded by the coding sequence ATGAGTAATGAAAATAAAATTGTGCATCCTCATGATATGTATTTCAAAAGTATTTTTGGTAGAACGGATGTTATGCTAGACTTTTTGGAACACAATCTACCAGCAGAAATTTTTAACAAGGTAGATAAATCAACTTTACGCTTAACTAACAAAAGTTTTGTTAACCCAGTAGGTACGCGTGGAGAAAGTGACTTAGTGTTTCAAGCGACCATGGATAATCAAGATGGATACATATACACAGTTGTTGAACATCAAGCAAAGATAGATAAATATATGCCACTACGTTTCATGGAGTATAACTTAAAACTATTCAGACAGCATTTACATGAAAATAAGGATTCAGATGATTTNCAATGGTAA